A stretch of the Pristis pectinata isolate sPriPec2 chromosome 7, sPriPec2.1.pri, whole genome shotgun sequence genome encodes the following:
- the LOC127572837 gene encoding LOW QUALITY PROTEIN: disabled homolog 2-like (The sequence of the model RefSeq protein was modified relative to this genomic sequence to represent the inferred CDS: deleted 1 base in 1 codon), with translation MSDPVEISSPSQSETSPTKASKKDKKRGPEKTEEFLLARFKGDGIRYKAKIIGIDDVTDARGDQMCQDSMMKLKGIAIAARAQGQHKQRIWLTVSLSGIKLIDEKTGVIEHEHTVNRISFIARDVTDNRAFGYVCGAEGQHQFFAIKTAQQAEPLVVDLKDLFQLVYNLKKKEEAENQAKDDCRPTENGSPLLNFDDEVSGVKNGIDQLQLFGDMSTPPDIHSPAENNDGSSGCLLDLSSPEMDPLNTCVRGDPFRDETTASSLNFFPTPDPNPFGNDPFSELNQSAPQSVNSVKPSNQKDEALAFLGDTTSNLDFDHLSSPVVANSKVDSSPWPLNGLPGQEPSALVNKPTPNPFAEISGIVPATHNGLKPDTQSGPNKQMDSLLGQGLDSITLSPPPQSSKGGRGRRTIQTTSEQHGVQHYNGSASSPFRSCCFGFVQCTSLDLSSGQPRFIRTFPDNMGTATCSTWPPASKAHSWCLWQPSSHSVEPATLLRSHTSSLHLGAAYPCPRNHLSGVSSSLKSTHLGLIPLRPLCHDAAHGMASVSPPPPPPRPIPQASPQDSTKPISAFTTLDPLGDKEKKSVKEMFKDFQIAKPPAIPARRGEQSSVPGTSGAFAQYFGTKVGVAQEIADHDDFDISKSLQLQQMKYQ, from the exons GTCCAGAGAAGACTGAGGAATTCCTACTGGCAAGGTTCAAAGGTGATGGGATTCGCTACAAGGCCAAGATAATTGGTATTGATGATGTGACTGATGCCAGAGGAGATCAAATGTGTCAGGATTCCATGATGAAACTGAAG GGCATAGCGATAGCTGCTCGAGCTCAGGGACAGCACAAGCAGAGGATTTGGTTAACCGTCTCCCTGTCTGGGATAAAGTTGATTGATGAGAAAACTGGA GTGATTGAACATGAACACACGGTCAACAGGATCTCCTTCATAGCCCGTGACGTCACGGACAATCGTGCCTTTGGTTACGTGTGTGGAGCGGAGGGCCAGCACCAGTTCTTTGCTATCAAGACTGCCCAACAG GCTGAGCCTCTGGTGGTGGACCTGAAGGACCTCTTCCAACTGGTGTACAACTtgaagaaaaaggaggaagcagAAAATCAAGCCAAG GATGACTGCCGACCCACTGAG AATGGAAGTCCACTGCTGAATTTTGACGATGAGGTATCCGGTGTTAAAAAC GGCATTGATCAACTGCAGCTGTTTGGAGACATGTCCACTCCCCCTGACATCCACTCCCCAGCG GAAAATAATGACGGCTCTTCAGGTTGCTTGTTGGACTTGTCTTCTCCTGAAATGGACCCCTTGAACACCTGTGTGCGAGGCGATCCCTTTCGTGATGAGACCACTGCTTCGTCACTCAATTTTTTCCCCACACCTGATCCCAATCCTTTTGGAAATGATCCTTTCTCTGAACTTAACCAATCAGCACCTCAATCAGTTAATTCTGTAAAACCTTCCAATCAGAAAGATGAAGCTCTTGCTTTCCTAGGTGACACCACCAGCAATCTTGACTTTGACCATCTGTCTAGTCCAGTTGTCGCAAACTCAAAAGTTGACTCTTCACCCTGGCCACTGAATGGATTACCAGGCCAAGAACCAAGTGCTTTGGTTAACAAACCAACACCCAATCCTTTTGCTGAAATCTCTGGCATTGTACCAGCTACACACAATGGGTTAAAACCAGATACTCAAAGTGGTCCAAACAAGCAGATGGATTCCCTGCTGGGACAAGGTCTTGACTCCATTACACTGTCCCCTCCACCACAGAGCTCCAAAGGAGGACGAGGAAGACGAACCATTCAG ACCACAAGTGAACAACATGGGGTCCAGCACTACAATGGCTCAGCCTCCAGCCCCTTCAGGTCTTGCTGCTTTGGATTTGTTCAATGTACCAGCCTCGACCTCTCCTCTGGCCAGCCCAG GTTTATCAGGACCTTCCCAGACAACATGGGGACAGCCACTTGCTCAACCTGGCCCCCTGCCTCCAAGGCCCATTCTTGGTGTCTTTGGCAGCCATCCAGCCACAGTGTGGAGCCAGCCACCCTCCTTCGGAGCCACACCAGCTCCCTCCACTTGGGGGCAGCTTATCCCTGCCCCCGCAACCACCTGTCTGGGGTCAGCAGCTCCCTCAAGTCAACCCATTTGGGTCTAATCCCTTTGCGCCCTCTCTGCC ATGATGCAGCCCACGGCATGGCTTCTgtgtccccacctccaccccctccccggcCCATTCCTCAGGCCAGTCCCCAGGACTCGACCAAACCAATCAGTGCCTTCACTACCTTGGACCCACTGGGAGACAAGGAGAAGAAGAGTGTCAAGGAGATGTTCAAGGACTTCCAGATCGCCAAGCCGCCAGCCATTCCAGCACGGAGAGGGGAGCAGTCTAGTGTCCCTGGGACATCCGGAGCCTTCGCCCAGTATTTCGGCACCAAAGTGGGTGTGGCACAGGAAATAGCCGATCATGATGACTTTGACATCAGCAAATCTCTCCAGCTGCAACAAATG AAGTACCAGTAG